A portion of the Bacillus thuringiensis genome contains these proteins:
- a CDS encoding WD40/YVTN/BNR-like repeat-containing protein, whose product MEKFILAFDRELVIAEKKDSTWSVQSQFVGANPVALASDPYDPERMYCGTFDRGLWRSKDGGSSWEAIGALPSFGEVFPANAIHMRAITAVSVSPAKGDDGNGIVYVGTEPSAMFVSKNGGDSFELLTDYRQMPSYSSWFFPQRTYTHHVKHIEIDANNPETIYTTIEVGGLIKSVDGGKTWTEEKEGNYPQDIHILKSHRNAPNRLYGVLGDSFLKEPGQEYAESNDGGKTWNYMCSGLKHHYAYQMAVNPNDPENIIIATSSNPHVAHDYNNGNCESFIYKKEKDQPWAEMNAGLPTPKGAIIPVLKATSDGTFYLFSNKGVYQSVDGGSNWTSLEIPWENRFMEQHPYEMLIIK is encoded by the coding sequence GAAAAAAAAGACTCAACATGGAGCGTCCAATCGCAGTTTGTAGGTGCGAATCCAGTTGCGTTAGCTTCAGATCCATACGATCCAGAAAGAATGTATTGTGGTACTTTTGATAGGGGATTATGGAGAAGTAAAGATGGAGGAAGTTCATGGGAAGCAATTGGTGCGTTACCTTCATTTGGTGAAGTGTTCCCAGCTAATGCTATTCATATGAGAGCTATTACAGCAGTTTCTGTATCTCCAGCGAAGGGGGATGACGGTAACGGGATTGTATATGTAGGAACTGAACCGAGTGCAATGTTCGTATCCAAAAATGGAGGAGACAGTTTTGAGCTGCTAACAGATTATCGACAAATGCCATCATATTCATCATGGTTCTTTCCTCAACGAACATATACACACCATGTAAAACATATTGAAATTGATGCTAATAATCCAGAAACTATTTATACGACTATTGAGGTAGGCGGATTAATTAAAAGTGTAGATGGAGGTAAGACATGGACTGAGGAAAAAGAGGGGAACTATCCTCAAGATATTCACATTCTTAAATCACATCGCAATGCCCCAAATCGTTTATACGGGGTGTTAGGTGATTCATTCTTGAAAGAACCAGGTCAAGAGTATGCGGAGAGTAATGATGGAGGTAAGACTTGGAACTATATGTGTAGTGGGCTAAAGCATCATTACGCATATCAAATGGCAGTGAACCCAAATGATCCAGAAAATATTATCATCGCGACATCTTCAAATCCACACGTAGCGCATGATTACAATAATGGAAATTGTGAATCATTTATTTATAAGAAAGAAAAAGATCAGCCTTGGGCAGAAATGAATGCAGGTTTACCAACTCCTAAAGGGGCAATCATACCAGTATTAAAGGCAACAAGTGATGGAACGTTTTATCTGTTTAGCAATAAAGGAGTGTATCAGTCAGTAGACGGTGGTTCAAATTGGACATCATTAGAGATTCCTTGGGAGAAT